One Rhododendron vialii isolate Sample 1 chromosome 2a, ASM3025357v1 genomic region harbors:
- the LOC131317395 gene encoding uncharacterized protein LOC131317395 has protein sequence MSARDAARQALSNIAAYPFAKRLQDARLPSRVKHGAFILYETNADPVAHIQHYQQAMFMHVGDDAIMCKMFPPSLGKVALSWFHKLGPRSIRGWTQLAEEFTARFLMSRKAPKTFESLSTMKQGESKPIRDYAKKYWETFNEIESCSEEYAIATFKTGLPIWGELRRSLNMHPVATLARLMERIEQHDRMEDDILQEDGKLATEQTKGPAKKADKSEPKIYRERKEHGQAKKNPYKEKLAPDPKSGTVSNPLGRIRCRSSLAIGQAEEEVKMVSFLKEHVDVFAWIPEEMPGVDTDVICHHLNVDPQHKPII, from the exons ATGTCTGCACGAGATGCAGCAAGGCAAGCCCTGAGTAACATAGCAGCTTACCCCTTTGCAAAGAGGTTACAGGATGCACGGCTACcaagcagagtgaagcacggtgcgttcatCCTTTACGAGACGAATGCGGACCCCGttgctcacatacaacattaccaacaggctatgttcatgcatgttGGGGATGATGCCATCATGTGTAAGATGTTCCCTCCGAGCTTGGGGAAGGTAGCCCTATcctggttccataagttgggaCCACGCTCCATACGAGGCTGGACGCAGCTCGCCGAAGAGtttactgctcggttcttgatgAGTAGGAAAGCCCCCAAAACATTTGAAAGCCTCTCCACGATGAAACAGGGGGAAAGCAAGCCAATCAGAGATTACGCTAAGAAATAttgggaaactttcaatgagattgaaagctgcagcgAAGAATATGCGATTGCTACTTTCAAAACTGGCCTGCCTATTTGGGGAGAGCTACGCCGGTCATTAAATATGCATCCGGTAGCAACGTTGGCTAGGctaatggagcgaattgagcaacatgacagaatggaggatgacatacttcAAGAAGATGGCAAGTTGGCTACCGAACAAACCAAGGGGCCTGCAAAGAAGGCAGATAAATCAGAGCCCAAGATTTATAGGGAAAGGAAAGAGCACGGGCAAGCTAAGAAAAACCCATACAAAGAAAAACTAGCACCTGATCCTAA ATCTGGTACAGTCAGTAACCCCCTTGGTCGGATTCGGTGCAGGAGTAGTTTGGCCATTGGGcaag ctgAGGAAGAAGTCAAGATGGTGAGTTTCTTAAAAGaacatgttgatgtgtttgcatggataccagaggagatgcccggtGTAGACACAGATGTGATCTGCCACCACTTGAAcgtagatccacagcataagccaATCATTTAG